A region of the Stieleria neptunia genome:
CGCTACGAATTGACCGCCAGTCGTAACTTCTTGCTGCCGCGCCTGGATGCCGTCGGTCGCTACCGGTATCGCGCCCTGGGCGAAAGCCTGTTTGATCACAATATCTCGCCCGCCGGGACCGCGACCGGCACGGGCACGCACGAATGGTTGATGGGGCTTAGCCTTTCCTATCCGGTCGGTTTTCGGCAAGCCCATTCGGCGGTCCGCAACGCCCAATTGCGGTTGGCCCGTGAACGCGCCCTGCTGACCGAACTGGAGCGTCAGGTCGTGTATGGTTTGAGCAACGCGATGGCCGAAAGCGATCGCGCGTATGAGATTCTGCGGACGGCGCTCAATCGCGAAAACGCGGCGAAGGAGCAATACGAGATCCTGGCCGGGGAAGCCCAGGCGCCGGTGCGTCAATTCGATTTCAATGCCTTACTGGATTCCGAGCAGCGTTATGCCGAAGCGGCCGGCGATGCCAACCGCGCCCGAGTCCAATACGCCTTGGCGACGAAAAACCTGAACTTCGAAATGGGGACGTTGTTGGAATACTTCAACATTCACTTGACCGAAACGCAGTCGGCCGCCGCACGCATGACATCGCCCACGCCCGGCCGACAAATCGTTCGCTCCGTCGTTGACTTGGCCAAGGCTCCCTTCAGCGGCGACAAGCAACACAGCGAACCCACTCCGGCGAATCCGCAGTCCGGCGAAGTGATCGCGGTCGAAGAGTCGATTTTGGGTGAGAGTGAGATCAACGCGATCATCGAACGCGAGCTGGCCCACGAAGCATCCATCACCCGCGGCAACGACCTCGACGCCCCGATCGGATCGCCCTCCGATCACACGTTCTAGCCCAGCGTCCACCGAGGGCAGTCGATCATTCTGTCGCAGAATCAATCTGCCCTCTCTTCGGACCTGATTTTTTGCAGGCGGCTAAAAAATGTCCCCCGGTTAACAAAAACAACCCATGCAGGATCAGCAGCCCTTGCGTGTATGATGGTCGTTCCGGGCTGTCGCAAGACAGACGCCGTGTTTCTCCAACGATCCCCTCATCATCCCGCTCTCCTCTTCCACGGATCTGATCATGCTGAAAATACAATACGACCGATACGTTGCCGATGGTTTCGACGAGCTCGGAGCCTTCGTGATGGTGATCGACGGCTTTCCCGCGGAAGAGCGTTATGAGCCGACGATCGAGCTGCTGGAATCGCTCGGCTATCAACGCAGCACCGCCGTCGAGATCGGCGATGGCGAATACGCGATCAGCACGCCCACCGGCGAAGCCACCGAGAAGTCACTGCGTGTTTGCTTTGTCAAATTCAAAATCGGCGGCGATCTGTATCTGTACCAGCCTTTCAACCGAACCCTGTTGCGAGGCAAATCCTGCATCCCGCACCGGCCGGAGTCTGATTTTCGATTCGCCGATTGGTACCCGGTCAAGGGAAGTCCGGTCAAGGAACGCGCCGGCGCGATCGAAGAACAGTTGGCCGATGACTTCCCGAACGCTGCGCTGGCGGCGCAGTTCTTGCATGACCACGGATTCAAGCGATCCAACACCCACAAAAAGCTCGGCAAGAACACGTACTTCGTCGCCAGTCGGCACGGGGACGGCCAGCCGTCGGGCATCGTGTTTCGCGGCGAGCAGGAAATCTACTTTTTCGACTACTACGCCGACACCCGTTTCATCATGGGCCCCAGCGGCCTGATCAAAGACGAGCAGCCGACCGAGCGACAATTTCAGACGACGGCCTCGATCGCCGTGACGAACCTGTTCGGCTAAGCAACGCACGGAAAAAAGTGGGATAGGCTTCCAGCCTGTCGACGCTGGAATGACGCCCTGGGGAGCCTCTCCCACTCGCGAGATCCGCACGGATTTGCTCGCCACTTGCCGCACGCACGCGTGTCGGCATCCCCAACCGCCCCCAGCGGTCCGCGGGCGTGGCTTCCACGCCTCAATCCCCGTCTCCCGACACCCGGTCACGCGGAAAAAGATGCCTCAGACTCAAAAGGGCGATCGCCCTTCTTATCAACCACGAGTCAATTCGGGGGGCTCCCATTATCGGCAGTCCGACTGCTGATAAGATGCGTCAATCACGGCAGTCGAACTGCCAATAATTCTTCGTTCGCCGAACGACTTCCCTCAGTTGATAGAGAGCCATTCACGTTGTCCATTCTTGTACGACATTACGAGCCCAGCGATCGCGATGCCGTAATATCGCTATGGGATGACGTTTTCCCGGATTCAACCGGACACAATGAGCCTGCGACATCGATCCAACGCAAATACGACGCGGATGATGGCCTCTTCTTTGTAGCCGAGTTGGACGCGACCGTAATTGGAACGGTCATGGCGGGCTACGACGGACATCGGGGGTGGATCTACTCACTTGCGGTGACTCCGACGCAACAGCGACGCGGTATCGGCTCGACGCTGATTCGGCACGCGGAACAAGCACTTAGCAACCTTGACTGTCCCAAAATTAACCTTCAGGTCCGTTCACAAAACGACGAGGTCGTGGCCTTTTACGGTTCATTGGGATACGATACCGAGCAACGCATCAGCATGGGGAAACGCTTGGCATCCCACGCGAAAATCGGCGAACCAGACGATGCACGTGAGCCGCCGAGTTGAGTTTATTGAAGTGGTGAGTCGTTCGCGGCGGACACGTGATCGTTAACGTTCACGCTGCCGACCGGCGCCTGACGACAGCGCCCACTTCTTCTTTTGCGTCTTCTCGCGTTCTTTTGTGGCAATTGATTCGCCGTCGTTGGATCGTGACCCGAAGGTCGCCCACCGGATTTCATCGGACCTCCGTTTCCTAAGATTCGCATTTGATGTCACGGTTCGATAGATGCGCGGTCGACCAAGACAAACCGACGCCTGTCGATTCGAGTAGGAGTACGAGTACCGCGTTGCTGAGTACGAGTACGATCCAAGACAAACCGACGCCTGAAGTGCCGACTGCTGATTGTGAGACTCGATTTCCCACGACGATTCTGATCGAGTACATTGGAAAACAGCGACGCTGGCACGTGCCGTCGCCATGGCCGACCGCGTGAACCATTTGGTGCACTGCAGTCGGCGAGTTGAGTTTGTTTTCGAGTTCAGGTCCCTCGCGCCGACGCGGTGACCACCGCCGTTCCCCGGTAAAGTCTATTTGCATCGAACGCAACATGAAAACCCTCGACCTTTTGCGTGACCAGTGCCAGATCCAAGAGTACGTCTGGAATCGGCTGGACAACTATGAACCGGATTGGGATTGGGCGTTGGGTGATGCGGACCGAAAGGTGTCCCTCATTGCGACTGGCTTCTCTTTTGAGCAAAACGGATGGTTTTCTATGGTTCTCGACCGCCGGCCGCGCGCTCAGTCGGATGGTCAATGGCAATCATTGATTGGCCACAACTATCTGCCGATGCCGCACTGGAATCTTGATGACGACTACGAACTCGATGTGAAGCACTACGATCCAAAATGGAAGCCACCCAAGAATGGCTTTGATGATGAGTCCGCAGCCGAACTATTTGGCAATACAATTCGTGATGCGCTCGTTCACATTCGTGATCAAAATGGATTTGCATTCAACTTTTTAGCTCGTAACTGCGCTTTCTTTGTGGAGGAACACGAAGGCCGTTTCGGTTGGCCGGAATACAAGGAAACGCGTACTGCCGGTCGGTGCAGACCATAGCGGCGACGGGTAACCAGCGCGTGAACCGGAGCACGCGAGCTAGCCTTTTGGCATTGGAAAATCTTTCGCGCGTGCCCGGTTACGCGTACCGTTCTGCCGGTCGATGAAGCGCATGAAAAAAGCAGACATCAAACGCATGTTTAAGGCAATTGAGGACGACGACCAGCAAACACTGGACTCGCTTCTCAACACGAATGATGACGCGATTGAATCGCACGGTTTCCACAATCGGCTGGTTCGTGACAAGACTCCGCTGATGTATGCACTGCAGTGTTTCAATCTGAAGCTTGCCGGTCATCTGCTGGATCGCGGCGCAAATCCGTCCGCCGTGATGCCCGATGGTCCACGACATTCTGTGATTCAAATGTGCATTGCGCGCGCGTTCTGCAACAAGAGCACTCATGATGAATGGATTGCCTTCACGATACGTCTTCTCGACGCTGGCATCGATCCGAACGAAGGGCTGTGGCCATCACTGCACGGATATGGTGAACTCGTCCCCCGCGACGACCTGATTCGCATCATGCTTGAGCGAGGTGCCGACCCTGATCGACAGGTGGGCAACTCCGGGAATACGGTTCGTGAATTGGTCAAAATCAATTCGCGTCTGTACCCTTCCGCGATTCTGGAACTGTTTGGCGTCAATGCAGATGAAAATCCACCTGCATGGCCAACCAAGGCAGAGCAACGCCGTGAACCGGAGCGGCAAAGTCGGGCGGATTGCCGCTGGACACTCAATCGTCGCCGCCCGCTGGCGAACTCCGTTCCCCGATTTACCGACTAGAACACAACCGTGATGCGACATGCAATCCGAGCCTCTTAAGATCTATTGGCGCGATGCCCTCATCGGATTCGTCTTCACTCCTGAAGCTCATGACATACCATGGTGGTATGGCGTCTTTGAGCCGACCGAAACCGAATGCGAAGTTCGTGACCTGTTGCGCTGGTTCCACGAAGAGAACAAGAATGACGACCCCGATCTAACACTCGCTCCATTCCCAGAGCACTATTTCGAGGACTGGACGCTCGAACGCAGTGACGGCTCACGGACGGATATTTGCCCACCGATTCCCGATTTTGACGAAATGACGATCGAATGGCGGTGACCTGCCTGTTTAGGCTCAAGCTGGCCCAAACTATGAACAGGTGCTATCGCTGTGGTCATGTGATTCGTACAGATAAACGTATTCGAATTGCCTGCCGCTTGGGCGGTTGACGTGCGGTCACGGCGGGCTGTGGTTGCGTGGGACTCATATCCGTGGGGCTGACGCCAGCTTCTTGAATCCACCGGCCGTAGGTCGTCAGCGTTTGGGTGCGATAAGCGTCTTGATCTCGTGTGGCCCTTCGAGTGATCCACCGGCGCGCGACTCCCTCGTTGCTCGCGTCGTGTGGTCCAGGGTGTTTTTCTCTTACTTGAAGATGAATCCGACACTGCGCACGACGCGGCGATCGTTGGCAGTCGAGCGCCTTGGGATGTTTGAAGTGCACCCATGAGATCAAAACGCGGCTTGCACCGCGGCGCTGATGAAGGGTGTGCAAGAGACTTGTGAAGCGGACGGTGTTCAGAATGGCAGATCGTTCGGCGTGACCTGGCGGCGGGAGGTGCCTCCTTGGCAGAGATTACGTTGGACACCTTGCCAACGTCCTCGATGCGAAGAAGAGCGGGAGTGCTGATGATGACCCGCGGGTGATGTCGGTTGGAGATGGAGGTAGGAAAATTTTGGGTGGGAAAAGATTGCACGGTGTTTGCCGGTTGTCTCGTCTTTCGGGCACCCGTTTTCCTACCCGAAATTTTCCTACCTTCTTGCTGTATCCGGATGGCTGGGAAAACGACTTGCCGCAGCGACCGCTCCGGTTTTCGGTCGGTCTCCGAGGTTTCACTTTAGGACCGTCGGAAGAATAGGTGGGATAGGCTTCCAGCCTGTCATGGCGAAAACGACAGGCTGGAAGCCTATCCCACAATCAATCCCCGCCACTTATCCTTCCGACGGTCCTTAGCCGGAGGCTGCGCTCGGCGTGGTGCCGGAATTCGCTGCGACCCCGTCCGGGGTCGAGTGGAGGATTGGGGGCGTGGTCCGGAGGTGGCGCTGCGCTGACCTCCGGCTACTCGCTATGATCCCTTCGGGATACGGTGGAGGCGGCGATGGGTGAAGGTTTTTCGCACCTGGTACGACTGGTGCCTGACAGAGAGCAAGAAAGTGCAAAGGAGCTGGAGACCAAACCGGACCGTGCTCCCGCCACCCAGTTCGAGTTCTCGTGGGCCTGAGAAACTGGCACCGTGTGGCAGGATCCGTTCTAATCAGGTTCTGTGACTGGCCCACCCGAGGAGCGACAAAGTTCTGGCGCTCGGTGGATCCCCGCTGCTCTGCATGCGCGGATCGATCGCAATTCGTTCTGCGAATGAAGGGCCGCAATAATGTGCACCTGTGGTTGGATCGCAATGATGGTCAATGAGCAGCCGACCCCAATTCCCTACTCCGATGATGCTGGGGGCTTTGTTCAGGGATCGGTTCGCGATCGAGGAAGACCAGATCTGTGAGGAAGCCCTACTTAACCGGCCCCGAAACAACACGTCTCGAGCACCGCGTATTTACTCTTGACGACGCCTCTGAGTTCTTTGCCCTCAACGGCAACCCGGATGTGATGCATTGGACTGGCGAACCGCTACTCACTTCGCTCGACGCGGCGAGAGAGGCGATCGCAAAATATCCCGATTTTCTCGAAGTGGGCTATGGTCGCTGGGCGTGCGTTCTCAAACAGACACGGGCAGTCATTGGATTCTGCGGGCTGAAATACCTGCCCGAATTGGACGTGGTTGATGTTGGGTATCGCTTTCATCCCGAATATTGGGGCCATGGATTCGCAACAGAGGCTTGCGCAGCGTGCCTCGACTTCGGTTTCGATACGCTTCGCCTTCGCGAGATATTTGGGTTTGTGCTTCCAATGAACGTCGCATCCATTCGTGTGCTCGAAAAGGTCGGGATGCAGTCGGATGGCGAAGTGATGTACGATGGATTGCTGGCGTTGCGGTTCGTTA
Encoded here:
- a CDS encoding GNAT family acetyltransferase, whose protein sequence is MSILVRHYEPSDRDAVISLWDDVFPDSTGHNEPATSIQRKYDADDGLFFVAELDATVIGTVMAGYDGHRGWIYSLAVTPTQQRRGIGSTLIRHAEQALSNLDCPKINLQVRSQNDEVVAFYGSLGYDTEQRISMGKRLASHAKIGEPDDAREPPS
- a CDS encoding GNAT family N-acetyltransferase, producing the protein MRKPYLTGPETTRLEHRVFTLDDASEFFALNGNPDVMHWTGEPLLTSLDAAREAIAKYPDFLEVGYGRWACVLKQTRAVIGFCGLKYLPELDVVDVGYRFHPEYWGHGFATEACAACLDFGFDTLRLREIFGFVLPMNVASIRVLEKVGMQSDGEVMYDGLLALRFVKRVPGIREPADARDPPS